Proteins encoded within one genomic window of Marasmius oreades isolate 03SP1 chromosome 6, whole genome shotgun sequence:
- a CDS encoding uncharacterized protein (BUSCO:EOG09264V2U), producing MLRARASTFWRVPNTRLVWHMPYTSRAFRRTVTTVPQVHLKLKMASRTEPLQPTDGPMVWIDCEMTGLDPETDRIMEIAVLITNGNLELVDEGIEYVIRVDKEHLDGMGEWCRKQHGQSGLTNASVSSPFTKDYVSDAVFKYIKKWIPAERKGVLAGNSVHMDRVFLMKEMPEVVDWLHYRIIDVSSVKELVSRWYTHPSQRVPSLVQGTDDRHRALSDIKASIRELKWYREHAFVTPLR from the exons ATGTTACGTGCTCGAGCCAGCACTTTCTGGCGTGTTCCAAACACGAGACTTGTCTGGCACATGCCCTACACAAGTCGCGCTTTCAGACGTACAGTCACTACTGTCCCACAAGTCCACTTGAAACTGAAAATGGCAAGTCGTACCGAGCCTCTTCAACCTACCGATGGGCCAATGGTGTGGATTGATTGCGAAATGACTGGCCTCGACCCAGAGACAGACAGGATCATGGAAATTGCT GTCCTAATCACGAACGGAAATCTGGAATTGGTCGATGAAGGCATAGAATATGTCATCAGAGTGGACAAAGAACATCTGGATGG AATGGGTGAATGGTGCAGGAAACAGCATGGGCAG TCAGGATTAACAAATGCAAGCGTCTCCTCCCCTTTCACGAAGGACTACGTTTCGGATGCAGTTTTCAAGTACATCAAGAAATGGATACCTGCGGAACGGAAAGGTGTTTTGGCTGGAAATTCAGTTCATATGGACCGTGTTTTTCTCATGAAAGAGATGCCTGAAGTTGTGGACTGGTTACACTATCG AATAATCG ATGTATCGTCCGTAAAG GAACTCGTTAGTCGGTGGTATACTCACCCTTCGCAGCGAGTACCAAGCCTTGTTCAAGGCACCGATGACCGCCACAG AGCCTTGAGCGACATTAAGGCGTCTATACGAG AGTTAAAATGGTATCGTGAACATGCCTTTGTCACGCCACTTCGGTAA